The Arachis ipaensis cultivar K30076 chromosome B10, Araip1.1, whole genome shotgun sequence DNA window NNNNNNNNNNNNNNNNNNNNNNNNNNNNNNNNNNNNNNNNNNNNNNNNNNNNNNNNNNNNNNNNNNNNNNNNNNNNNNNNNNNNNNNNNNNNNNNNNNNNNNNNNNNNNNNNNNNNNNNNNNNNNNNNNNNNNNNNNNNNNNNNNNNNNNNNNNNNNNNNNNNNNNNNNNNNNNNNNNNNNNNNNNNNNNNNNNNNNNNNNNNNNNNNNNNNNNNNNNNNNNNNNNNNNNNNNNNNNNNNNNNNNNNNNNNNNNNNNNNNNNNNNNNNNNNNNNNNNNNNNNNNNNNNNNNNNNNNNNNNNNNNNNNNNNNNNNNNNNNNNNNNNNNNNNNNNNNNNNNNNNNNNNNNNNNNNNNNNNNNNNNNNNNNNNNNNNNNNNNNNNNNNNNNNNNNNNNNNNNNNNNNNNNNNNNNNNNNNNNNNNNNNNNNNNNNNNNNNNNNNNNNNNNNNNNNNNNNNNNNNNNNNNNNNNNNNNNNNNNNNNNNNNNNNNNNNNNNNNNNNNNNNNNNNNNNNNNNNNNNNNNNNNNNNNNNNNNNNNNNNNNNNNNNNNNNNNNNNNNNNNNNNNNNNNNNNNNNNNNNNNNNNNNNNNNNNNNNNNNNNNNNNNNNNNNNNNNNNNNNNNNNNNNNNNNNNNNNNNNNNNNNNNNNNNNNNNNNNNNNNNNNNNNNNNNNNNNNNNNNNNNNNNNNNNNNNNNNNNNNNNNNNNNNNNNNNNNNNNNNNNNNNNNNNNNNNNNNNNNNNNNNNNNNNNNNNNNNNNNNNNNNNNNNNNNNNNNNNNNNNNNNNNNNNNNNNNNNNNNNNNNNNNNNNNNNNNNNNNNNNNNNNNNNNNNNNNNNNNNNNNNNNNNNNNNNNNNNNNNNNNNNNNNNNNNNNNNNNNNNNNNNNNNNNNNNNNNNNNNNNNNNNNNNNNNNNNNNNNNNNNNNNNNNNNNNNNNNNNNNNNNNNNNNNNNNNNNNNNNNNNNNNNNNNNNNNNNNNNNNNNNNNNNNNNNNNNNNNNNNNNNNNNNNNNNNNNNNNNNNNNNNNNNNNNNNNNNNNNNNNNNNNNNNNNNNNNNNNNNNNNNNNNNNNNNNNNNNNNNNNNNNNNNNNNNNNNNNNNNNNNNNNNNNNNNNNNNNNNNNNNNNNNNNNNNNNNNNNNNNNNNNNNNNNNNNNNNNNNNNNNNNNNNNNNNNNNNNNNNNNNNNNNNNNNNNNNNNNNNNNNNNNNNNNNNNNNNNNNNNNNNNNNNNNNNNNNNNNNNNNNNNNNNNNNNNNNNNNtctttcttcaaaaaaaaaaattaatcccaCATGCTTTGCAAAATTCAATTGATTGTGTATCAATTCTAATGGGTTGAATTTCTAACACTATTTTTCCAATCTAATATGTATATAACGGATCAATGATAAAATCATCATCGATTAAGATTGcaaaatatttattacgattaatAAAAGATcgaatttgttattattttagtttttaattattaataaacatgatagatgaatgataaataataatttataaaaaaataaattttataattaaataatatataaaaaattaatttataattaaaattaaatatgaactatttagtaattattaaaaaatttaaaaaacatgttttactATAGAATCATTTAATAATCCAAACGTTTTGGGACCATCGAATACGGTGCCGATTATCTGATAATTTAAATTCAAACTctaaaaaaattctaagtttaaACTACTTTGTCCTATGTCACATGGAAGGCTATATCTTAagtgtatttttttaaaatcaaaagttttGATAATGGTTTCTTAGTTgataataaattaaatgataaattttaataaattgtaTAAAATCGTTAATCATATAGTATTCTAAAAGATTAAAAACtaatttgttgttgttgtaattattattgttaaaaactgatttgtccaaaaaaatttttaaaaactaatcaaaatatTTCACCTTATATATGTAATAATCTATTAGCCAACAACATACTCTTAAATAGAACTATATTTAACCAAATATCAATTTAATACTACTTTTAACATAAGCCAAATAGAAAAAATGCAACTCATAAACATAAAAGGTTAAAAAAAGTTTGATTTTGGATTCAGTGATCAGATTTATTCATATTACACTTATTTTAAATAAAGTACCTCTTATAAATTTTACTAACTTACTTTACTctctctttttcaaatatttaaaacTCCTAATGAATTAACTTTTTGTTCTTTTacaaaatataatattattttatttttttaaaagtttaattttgataaataattttttatcaaaTACTAAATACATATTTTTTACACAATAACTAATTTTTGGTGTATGAAGTATGAACAACATAATTAAAGATTAATACGAGAtacaataaaaaaacaaaaatagaataaacaaaaaatttctaacactGAGTGCATTTCAGCCAAAGTCATATGGTTGGAAAAAAAAAAGGCTTTTTAAACTTGCAAGAGGAGTGGAGGACAAATTAAGAATTTCAACACAAAAAAAACTTAAGAAAGGAAGAGCTAGTTGTATGATCTACAAACACTCCAAATTTTCATGTGCATAATATGTTTCATCCTCAAATCTGAACCTTATGTATTATTTAATATTATATCTCAATGGTAATGATAATTGGAATCTCAGACTTCCAAAAAAGTACATGCCATACCTGAAATTTTTCTTTACCTATTTGTTCTGTATATAGACATAAGCAAGTTAAATGGAAAAAGATTTAAAGTTAAAAAGAAAACCCATAATTGTTTTAAGCATACATAATTGAGTCCAGATTTTGAATTCTATTTACTCAATGAGATTTAGTTTAACAAAAGTGAATCaaatttttagttaattttatacATAAAAGACACAGGTTTAAATTCtgaaaaattcttttgaaaaaaaagcATAATGCATATAataaaacagaatttaaatttagGTTTTGTTATAAAGCAAAGACTGAAGAAAAGTGGCAAGCCATGAAGCATAAGCAACAAGTTGAAGAAAGTGATTTCGAATGAATGAAAATTCAGTGAAAACCTCAAGAAACTGAACTTGTTACCACCTGATGTGTCCTGAGGCAAACAGAAAAAACTCTCGCACCACTTATTTGCATACACACCAATATACATTACACAAAAAACTTCATGCTACCTTAATTAACTGGTGGCAAAATGATTAATTAAGAAGATGGAGACATAATATTTCAGATGAACATGATATCATAGTGACCTAACAACTACTAGCTACAATATAAATGATATATATATGTAAGTAACACTAGCACCTTTGCACACTAGGGAAAGTGTTAATTAACATTTTGAAACTTGAGTGAAGCTTTGATCTTTAAGCATGGAATTTGATAATGGTGACAAGCGGCGGCGAAGCTGCGAATTCCGAGAGCTCAAGGTGGTTATCTTGGCTGCTATATGCTTTATGATACTTTCTCAAGCAGGTATAATTAATTACTTGACTACATTATTATTCAAAATTGAAAATTGTTTAGCTGATAATAAAGGGTTAATTTAATTCTAACTTATGAAATCCTTGTTCATGTAGATGCATTTGATCCATTGGATCCAACTGGGAATGTGACAATAAGATGGGATATCATGTCCTGGACAACAGATGGCTATATGGTAACTTCTAAAATTATCATGATTTTAAAGAAATTACTCGTAATTTAATCACATAAAAAGACCAGAGTAAAACAATAACAAAGTCTTATACAGTTATACCACTAGTGCCGAATCAAATGGCACCATAGTAAATGTGTATAGCAATTAGcatattatgaaaaataaaaagattaaatTACTCTAGTCTCTATAGTTTTAACAaatttgtaattaagtccttgtaattttaaaaacttttaacgGAGTCCCTACActgttttaaattttataattaggtcGTTAAAATGAACAAAATATTCCTCCTGAAATTGAAGATATCACATTTAAAAGACTAAATCTCTAAACTTGGAcgtttttttattttcataataTTCTGTTAACTCTAACGTTTTTGACACGACaatgacttaattacaaaatttaaaatagtGTAAGAATCCAATTGGAAGCTTTTAAGTTAAAGGGACTTAATCATAAATTTGATGAAATAATAGGGATTGGCTAAGTAATTCAATCAACCAAACAAAATGTGTATACTAATGTTGTAGCTATTCAACTAATGCAGGCCACTGTGACAGTGTTCAACTTTCAACAATACAGGACAATCATGAACCCTGGATGGACAATAGGGTGGACATGGGCAAAGAAAGAGATAATATGGACAGTGATGGGAGCTCAAGCAACAGAACAAGGTGATTGTTCCAAGTTCAAGTTGAAGATCCCTCACAGCTGCAAGAGGAACCCTCAGGTTGTTGACTTAATGCCTGGAGCACCTTTCAACATGCAGTTCAATAACTGCTGCAAAGGTGGTGTCCTAACTTCTTGGGGTCAGGACCCTTCCGGTGCTGTCTCGGCTTTTCAGATAGGTGTAGGCCTCTCTGGCACCTCTAACAAGACAGTTAAGCTTCCCAAGAACTTCAAGCTTCTCGGTCCGGGGCCAGGCTATTCCTGTGGCCCTGCTAAGCTTGTGCCTGCCACTGTCATCCCAACCGATGATCGTAGGAGAAAAGCTCAAGCTTTGAGTATGAAACACACTAACTCTCATTAGTCCTAAACTATACTACTCCTTCCATCCTTAAATAACTGTCCACGTGCACAGAATAGTATGTATAGATAGTGTTTGCGAACAGTTATTTAAGAACGGAAGGAGTAAAAGCATTTTTAGTACCTAATGTTATTTGGTCTTTTTCTTTGGCTTCTGTGCAGTGTCTTGGAATGTGACATGCACTTATTCGCAGTTTCTAGCCTCCAAGAATCCAAGTTGTTGTGTTTCTTTGTCATCTTTCTATAGTGACAAAGTCACAGCTTGTCCAACCTGTGCTTGTGGTTGTCAAAATAATGATACCTGTGTCACGTAAGCCACTCTTGAAGATATGAACTTTTATTCTTCCACAGATAAGTTTTTTCGTGACATATTTGTGGATAATTTTAGTATTTCGCTCTAATTTTGGTTCCTTTTTGTTTGGGATGTCCAGGAAGGACTCAAAGTTACTACAAGAAGATGAGAGAGTAAAGACTAAGAAGAGTGATATGACACCAAAACCATTGCTACAATGCACACACCACCTTTGTCATGTGAGGGTGCATTGGCACATCAAAGACAACTACCAAGATTATTGGAGGGTCAAGATTGCCATCATCAACTTCGACTATCGACTCAATTACACTCTATGGAACCTTGTTATTCAACACCCCAATCTCAACAATGTCACACAAGTCTATAGCTTTGAATACATGCCACTTCTTCCCTATGAAGCCATAAGTAAGTTCTTTCAGAATCCACACGAAATATTTTAGTCTTTTTCATGCTATTAGGCCTTGTTCGCTAACTGTCTCAAACCTGCTTGACAAAGGAGTCTATGACCATTGTCTCTGTGTTTCTGTCTTTGTATTTTCTGTTCTGAAACAGTTACCAAACATAGCCTTAAGGTTGTTTCGCTAACCATGTGAATGCTGAATTGTGTGTATGCAGATGACACAGGAATGTTCTATGGTTTGAAGTACTACAATGATCTATTGATGGAAAATGGGCCTAAAGGGAATGTGCAATCTGAGATTCTTATGAAGAAGGACAAGAACACATTCACACTCAAGCATGGATGGGCATTTCCAAGGAGGGTCTACTTCAATGGTGAAGAATGCATGCTGCCACCTCCTGATTCATACCCTTTCTTGCCAAACTCTGCTCATAGACTACTGATTAGTGCTTCGTCGATAGTAGCCAGCACCATTTTCGCATCATTTTTTCATTTGGTTATGATTCTTTTATGAACAAGGGTGACAACTTAGTTAAGAAGCTTACAGAATATAGTGCTAATTTAGCAGGGGGATACACATGTGGTGAAAGTTTTTGTGAAGATTAATATATGTATTTGATCAAAATCTGCTAATTTTGGACTATTGGAAACAAGTTTTTTATCAAAATCTGCTTGAGTTAAGCATCTCAACACCAAGAAATCAATTGGATATTATATTATAGGAAAAAATAATCATCCAAGTAACTTAAAAGAATTATACAATACTTAAACCTATAAATACTGTGATGCATTCTAAGTCACCTGGCTATGATGAAAGTGCCTAGTAAAGAGAAAACTAGTCTTGAACTTGAATTTGGAAGCCAAGGATATGCATCAGGAGGAGGCATAACACAATTATCTCCATTGAAATAGATCCTTCTTGGGAAAGCCCATCCCTTATCAAAAGTGAAGGTTTCTTTGTCCTTTTTAAACAAGAGTTCTGATTGCACATTACCAAGGGGTCCAGCTGAAGATAGAAAATCATTGTAGAACTTCACTCCCCATAGCATAGCAGTATCATCTGTCaaaaaaataagattaagaaatcaTTATTTAAATCATGAAATACTCTTCTAAAGTAAACTACCAATCTAGCCATTAAAGACTGAAATACTGAAAATATAGTCCTAAAAGAACCTAAAGAAGATCATGGTAGCCGACGAATTCCCCTAAACCCACGTAGGCACTACTGTCAACATAATCGAAATGGAGATGATTTTGTTTTTTGGGAGGGTGGATTTTTCAAACTAAGTGCATCTTTCTAGTGTCACAAGCTGCTTTAGATCTTAGACTAAATTGTTAGCATTCAATCTTTTCAGGCTTGTCTACTCAATCTTCCATATGAAAAAGATAATCCATGACCATAGTTATTAAAGTTAGAACTTACTTAAGCCTTCATAAGGCATTAGTGGCTTGTAATTAAAGCTGAAGTACTCAGTTAGATTATCAAAATTCGGGTGCTGCACGACAAGGTTCCATTGTGTGTAGTTCATTCTGTAGTTGAAATTTGTGATTGTGATCTTGATCCTCCAGTACTCCTTGTAATTTAGCTTCACATGCCAATGCACTCGAATCGGACACATGTGGCTGGAGCACTGGACAAGAGGCGTATCCGTAGGCTTCCCTGATACAACTGAAGCTAAATGTGTAGAGTCTGGACTGTAATGACATAAAACAAAAGATATTAGAATTGAGAAAATGGTAACAAACTTATTCTAAGCACATTTTGAAGAACTGCAGCAAGAAATAGAAGATTGTTTCAGTTTCAGATATCAGTGGAATGACTAAACGGTGACTTACTCTACGCAGCTTCCGGGCGCTGTTTTGTTCCGGCAGCCGCAGGTGCAAGTTGGACAGTTTACTATTGTGTCATTGTAGAAGGATGACAGGGAAACACAACAAGTTGGTGTCTTTTGAGCCAGGAATTGAGAGTATGTGCAGGTAACATTCCAAGTCACTGTTACAAAAAGAATTGCAATCTAAGTCTAAACAGAACCAGAAATTTCGCAATCATAGACACTTCTTAACAATGTACGAATCATTATGCATAAATAATCATTAGCTGTAACTTAATACTAATTATATCAGTTGAATCTAATAGCCACAAGTATGTAATTACAAAACTAAGTAACTTACTTAAGGCTTGGGTGGTTCTCCTTTTGTCACTAGTAACAAATTTAGTTGGCCTAACAATCTTTGCAGGGCCACAAGTGTATCCAGGACCAGGTGCCTTGAGGGTAAAGTTTCGCGGCAACTTGACCGTTCTGTTAGTTGTTCCGGCCGAACCAACGCTGACCTGGAATGAGCTAACAGCATTGCTGGGGTCCTGAGCCCACGAACTCAGGACACCCCCTTTGCAGCAATTGGCGATCTGTTGGTTGTAAGGAGTCCCCGGGAGCAAGTCAACGACTAGGGGGTCCTTTTTACAGCAATGTGGTTGGCCTGCTTTGAACTTTGAGCAGTCTCCTTGCTCTGTGGTCTGCCCTCCCATCATGTTCCATATTACTTCTTTCTTGGCCCACGACCACCCTAACGACCACCCCGGCGCCTGAATATGGCGATACTGTTGGAAATTGTACATTGATACCACAGCCTGCTCAATCCAAGGCAAGAGGATTGGATATGTAAGCCAATGTGCATTTGAattcaaagaaaatgaaaacaattgCATTGTTCCTTAGAGGCATACTAGGCCCTgtatgattttcaaaattttgtaatgaaaaattgaaaacataAAACATTGAAAACGAAAATAGAAAAGGTTTTCTCAAACCAAACAAACCCTTGAATTGCTCATTGTTTAAGTTCAAGTAATAACATGTGGACAAAAACAGTTAACTACCACACTTTTTTGTTCAAGTTCTAAAGTGACAGtgcataaaaattaaattctaaaagttttttttttgtcgCACTTAATCGAGTTAACTTACAACATAGCCATCTGGAGTCCAGCTAATGACGTCCCATTTGATCGTTATGTTACCGGTTGGATCAAGTGCATCATAGGCATCTGTcacatgaaaagaaaataaaaaaaaaaagaaaatattaatgATGATTTCgttatcaaatcaaaatttcagtATACCACTAAATTGTTTTCCCTAGTGGACATGAAAGAGTAAAATAGATTCATAAACAACATCACACTTCCTGCATGATACTCTGCTGAAAAATAAGTTGAATTACAAAATGCAGCAAGCTTAAAAACTATGAACCGACACAGGAGTCAGTATagattcttaaaaaaaaaaaaattaagcaacAATAAAGATCCATGAATCCATGATCCGTTCATTTCAAATCTTGGCAGTGACAATAATGCCCTTCTTGAAGCTCCCATCATCAATTCAGTTAGTCAAGTTTTCAAAACAAAGTGGCTAGCGggaaaaaaaaacaccaaaacaaAATCTTAGGGAAGTGGGACCCAACAAAAGCAAAGCAATTAAGCAAGAATGCAACCATTAGGAATTAATACTACACTTTTATgtaaataaaatttcgaaaactaatttAATAcacgtttatttttttattctaccaACTTCTTCATTTCGTTGAAAAAGAAAACTGAAGAATGTGAAGCAAGGCAATGGCATTACCTGTAGAAGTGAATGTGAAGCAAGAGAGCAGTAACAGAAGTAATGCTGAGATTGACGACAACAACATAGACTCCATTAATTTTTTCTTGGTGCAGATTTGCGTAACTTCTTCAAAGATCTGCACCAAATTAAATATGGTATATACTATAGGCctctctatatatatacatgtatgATGTATACACCAAAGTTTTTATGTTCTTAATTTGAAACGAACTTTGGCTCTCATGAAATGAAACTCTCTACGCACGTTTATAAGCATTCTTTCTTCggattgttatttatttattttttgccaAGATCTGATGCGGATATTTCCAAAGCAAATATCTATAATACCCTTCTTATtaattttatgaaatttatgtGATATCGTTACACCTATTAAGTGTTTGAACTTTGACCTTTGTTAGATTCGTGTAATTATATTAGTGTTTGCTAtcataaatagtatttttatacttCGGAATAAAATGTAATAATCagattaaattcaaatattaacaaaaatataaCTTTTTTCATTAACTGaatcatatatattttattttcattagacAATATTATCCTACTTCATTGGATATATATTggtgtactaattaattaattagttttagTTAGCTATATTACTAGTTGGAACCGTTATAAAATTGATATAGGGATAATATTGGAAGCATAAATAATACCGACAGAAAAGAGCATGTGAAATTGTTAAAGGATGACAGCAAGGGAGTGTGGGCACAACACTAAGCTATGGTGTCCCTGTCGGTGCTCAATCAAATGAAATTTCATATAATGTCTCATCTTGGATATTTTTGTTACATCTTTGCACTCTGAATCTAATCTGTCTAATACGTAATAACCTAATCTAATAATAAATACAACAACTAGGTACTCTTTTTTTTACTGAAAGGGATGGATCATATCATTATGTATTAATCAATAAacttgctccacttagttaataGCCTATGaccattttgatttaaaaaaaaaattaaaaagcggttttttcttttataaatttttttaattaagtaagTCAGATTAATTCtctgtaattttatttttttaagaatttacCGTTAGTCAATtagttattaacttattatatatataaaaagtcaatacttatttaaatgaataaaaaattaattaacctATCTGTTACATTGGGTAACCGAAAATTATTGGGCTGGACTCACTGGATTAgcccaatcgtctgagggagGAAGCCTTCGAGCGGGTTCACGTCTTGggagcctccgtccgacttgtgagtatgaacgaatgggggtggtacctgcaaagacactccgatacctaagtcagcaagggtgtgaacATGtatagagagtattgggacttagagatacctgagggatatcagggtatttatagtggtgaacacataaccaccgttggagtagttccaccattTAAGggggaataaccgtccctttattttAGAGAAGTTGGGATAAAACTCCTAGAAGTGGgcagagagattttaggggcagttactcatttgaatgagtgtttTATCTGCCAGTTAATcttcgttcccgacttctttagagcgaGTCATGGCAAGGACCGACTTTTCAGGACGAAGGTTGGCGTTGGGGTGAGGCTCAATCCTTTTGGATTGGGCCTTCCGTTTGGACCTGGGCCTCagcgttgggtcagggtatgaacagtgcccctactcgagcccaatttctttcaagacttgggttcgagtattctactctGGGTCGTAGCCGACTTGTGAAGGAACCGACGTGATCGTTTGAAACCGACGTGACTTTCCGTGACTTTTGAATTTTCACAGTCGCGTCaaatcaaacgtcgcgtccgttagaAGTTCGTGTATTTACACGTAGGGATTAattaccttggtaacggtgcGCCCATTAATGACTGCTTCTGCTTTTACGCTTTTGCCCCTAacgtgtttataaatactttccctctcgttcgttgtttcgtttctgcgaatTTTCAACTTATCCGTTCGTGGGGAATTCTTGTTTGAAGGCATTCATCTTTCTCTATCCTTTTTTCCAGGCAAAGGTTAgttttttctcctcttctcttttaTGAAGTGCTTTctgtttgcatgcttttattttttagAGAGAGGGGTTGGCTTGTAGGCTTCTGTTTGAATCCGTACCCCTTAGAGACCCTGTTCTtgatcttttcttttttcctttgtaGGTTCCGTCATACCCTTTTAGGAAAGAATGTCTTCCATAGAAACCCTCACTCAATGGGTGGATGTTACCGTTCTGGGAGAGGAACCCTTGGTAGACACCGAGTTTATTACCAATCTCCGTACTCATCatagaatttgtacttctgatgaggatgagccgaagtatgagttgGTTGTCCCGGGGTCCTAAAGACCGGGTTTACTTCGCGAGGGCTActgaggcggcccctcattttttctaTATGTATGAGAGCATGATTACTCGTTTaggtgtttttcttcctttttctgatTTCGAAATGACTGTCCTACGCCACTGCCGAGTTGctcctgtaacaccctaactaccagagctcacacttccggctgcgcgactctgatagctcggacattacgacgacacttatactatttaatactaaaaatatgagcctgtttaaaactttaaaccgcaataccgctcctaacaatactttcgttcgataacgtacatccataaataccatacaacttacaaaaactcataaagagtacatccacatatatacatacatatatatataagtaatattacaaacataatccaatacaattcctatccctcttacaggtTATATCAAGAtcaaggcgagggtacaataaaccataactaaaacaatacagagcatcacaacaacaaagccaacccgacaagtcctggtagctagccattggactgtccctctgtcgtgcatccccaactcgagttatactcatcataaacttgatcataatcatgatccatatccatcactc harbors:
- the LOC107623533 gene encoding COBRA-like protein 4, producing MEFDNGDKRRRSCEFRELKVVILAAICFMILSQADAFDPLDPTGNVTIRWDIMSWTTDGYMATVTVFNFQQYRTIMNPGWTIGWTWAKKEIIWTVMGAQATEQGDCSKFKLKIPHSCKRNPQVVDLMPGAPFNMQFNNCCKGGVLTSWGQDPSGAVSAFQIGVGLSGTSNKTVKLPKNFKLLGPGPGYSCGPAKLVPATVIPTDDRRRKAQALMSWNVTCTYSQFLASKNPSCCVSLSSFYSDKVTACPTCACGCQNNDTCVTKDSKLLQEDERVKTKKSDMTPKPLLQCTHHLCHVRVHWHIKDNYQDYWRVKIAIINFDYRLNYTLWNLVIQHPNLNNVTQVYSFEYMPLLPYEAINDTGMFYGLKYYNDLLMENGPKGNVQSEILMKKDKNTFTLKHGWAFPRRVYFNGEECMLPPPDSYPFLPNSAHRLLISASSIVASTIFASFFHLVMILL
- the LOC107623535 gene encoding protein COBRA (The sequence of the model RefSeq protein was modified relative to this genomic sequence to represent the inferred CDS: added 29 bases not found in genome assembly), which produces MESMLLSSISALLLLLLSCFTFTSTDAYDALDPTGNITIKWDVISWTPDGYVAVVSMYNFQQYRHIQAPGWSLGWSWAKKEVIWNMMGGQTTEQGDCSKFKAGQPHCCKKDPLVVDLLPGTPYNQQIANCCKGGVLSSWAQDPSNAVSSFQVSVGSAGTTNRTVKLPRNFTLKAPGPGYTCGPAKIVRPTKFVTSDKRRTTQALMTWNVTCTYSQFLAQKTPTCCVSLSSFYNDTIVNCPTCTCGCRNKTAPGSCVDPDSTHLASVVSGKPTDTPLVQCSSHMCPIRVHWHVKLNYKEYWRIKITITNFNYRMNYTQWNLVVQHPNFDNLTEYFSFNYKPLMPYEGLNDTAMLWGVKFYNDFLSSAGPLGNVQSELLFKKDKETFTFDKGWAFPRRIYFNGDNCVMPPPDAYPWLPNSSSRLVFSLLGTFIIAILASLISLN